In the Paenibacillus sp. FSL R7-0337 genome, AGCTCCTCTATGGCCTTAACATCCTCATCGCTGAGTGTGAAGTCGAAGAATCCGGCGTTCTCGATAATCCGCTCCTGATGGACCGACTTCGGAATGGTGATGACACCCTGCTGCAGATCCCAGCGCAGAACAATCTGTGCTGCCGTCTTGCCGTAACGCTCTGCCAGTTCCTTCAGCAGCGGCAGGTCCAGATTCCCCTGCATGAGCGGACTCCAGGCTTCCAGCTGGATATCATGCTTCCGTGCATACTTCAGCAATTCACGCTGGGTCAGCAGCGGATGGAATTCCACCTGGTCCACCACCGGGACCACTCCGCTGTCCTCGATGATGTCCTCCAGATGATGCGTCTGGAAGTTGCTCACCCCGATGGACTTAACCAGCCCTTCCTTTTGCAGATGAATCAGCGCTTTCCAGGTTTCTTTATATTTGCCGGCTACCGGCCAGTGGATCAAATACAAATCTACCTGCTCCAGGCCCAGCTTCTTGCGGCTGACTTCAAAAGCCTTCAGTGTCGATTCATACCCCTGATCCGGGTTGTGGACCTTGGTGGTAATAAACAGCTCTTCCCGGGGGACTCCGCATTCACGGATCGCCTGCCCCACACCCTCTTCATTGTTATAGCCGGCAGCCGTATCAATACTGCGATACCCCGTCTCCACCGCAGACTTCACCGCGCGGATAACCTCTTCGCCATCCTTGGTCTGCCATACGCCAAGACCCAGCCACGGCATGGTCACTCCATCGTTCAGGGTAGGCCCGCCTGTAAATGGTGCGTTCATTTCACTCATATCGATACCCTCCAAGCCTAATTTGAATTCAACAAGCTTCCTTAACCGTATTACCGCTCTCATAATCATCCGATTGTGAAATCCGTTCACCGTTACAGCGAATAGGTTGCCAAATCGTGAAGATTGTATGCCTCTTATGTACGAAAATGGAGTACAGCCCCTTCCCGGCCGCACTCCATTACATAACCCACTTATTTCTTGTCAATCAGCTTGAAATCGTCAAAATGGAACTCTGGAGACACGATGCAGGAGACGAGTGACGGTTCTTCGCCTAGCGGACGTGCGGCCTGCCATACACCGGGAGGAATCACTACCTGCGGCTGCTGGCCCGCAGCGATATCCAGACCCAGAATAACCTCCGTTACGTTCTCCGGCTCTGCGCCGTTGCCTCCCAGACTAAGCACGATCGGGCTGCCGGAATGATACAGCCAGATTTCGGAGGACAGCACAGTATGAAAGTCCGAAGTCTCGTCAGCATGAAGCAGGAAATAAATCGATGAAGCTGACGCGCGCGGGCCCGAATAAGCCTCGCCCAGCGTGTCCTGAGGAATCTCAAAGGGAGAATTCCACAGTCTCTTGTACCATCCGCCTTCCACGTGGGGCTGTAGCCCCAAGGTTTCTACGAGCGGGGAAATTTCTTTTTGCGTCATGGGTTCTTCTCCTTCAAGTCTTGCACAGCGGCAAAACAGTCTTCATAAGCAAAGGCTTAAGAGGTACAAGAGTACCTGCTAAGCCTCGGCCTGATTGTGTTATTAACTGTAACGGATACGGCAGCAATTGTAAATTGTCTTACGCTTATTTGCCTTCTTTGCTAGCCTTGAATACTTCTGCAATCGCTCCCAGGCTGCCCAGCGTCTCCACCGCACTAGTCGGCAGGAATATTTTGTTCGCAGGTCCCTTGGAGATGTCAGTCAAAGCTTCAAAAGACTGATAAGCCAGCACTCTTTCATCCAGTCCAGCGCTGGCAATCATGGCAATCCGGGCCTTCTCGGCCATCGCCACAGCTTCGATCGCCTTGGCCTGGCCGAGGGCTTCCAGCTCCTGTGCCTGACCGAGACCTTCCGCCTGACGGATGCGGGCTTCCTTATCCCCTTCCGCCTTCAGGATCTTACTCTGCTTATCCCCTTCGGCACGAAGGATCATATCCTGCTTGGCGGCTTCCGCCTCCAGGACAATCGCACGCTTGCTACGTTCGGCCTTCATCTGTTTGTCCATGGCTTCCTGGATATCAAGCGGCGGCTTGATGTCAATAACTTCGACACGCTCAATGCGCACGCCCCACTTCTCTGTCGCTTCATCCAGCGCGAGACGGATGTCGGAGGAGATTTTTTCACGGCCGGACAAGGTTTCATCCAGCTCCAGCTTACCGATAATCTGACGCATGGTGGCTGTGGAGATATTCCGTACCCCATACACATAATCGGAGATACCGTACGTTGCTTCTTCCGGACCCACTACCTGATAGAAGATAATCGTATCGATCTGCACCTGTACGTTATCCTTCGTGATTACCGTCTGCGGCGGTACATTCGCCTGTTGAATCCGCAGGTCATGATAGACCCGCACCTGGTCAATGACCGGAATCAGAATGTTCAGACCCGGTGTGAGCAGCCGGTGGAATTTACCCAGACGCTCTACCACTCCAACTCTTTGCTGCGGGACAATCTTGATCGTCATTGCGATAAATACTACGACGACAACAATAATAATTCCGATAATCACCAATTCCATTAGTACATATCCCCCCATCGTTCTACTTCAATAATGGTAGTGCTTCTTCTTACTACAATTACCTGCTGACCCTTGCCTAGTGCCACTGTTGAGGTTGCACTCCATGTATCGCCGCCAATCTTGACCTGCCCGTAACGGCCAGGCTCAATCGGTTCTACGACCAGACCTTGCCTGCCGATGATCTCGGTACCCGTATCCTTGAAGCCCCGCGCATTGCGCAGCCGCTCAGACAATGGTTTGGTGAAGAACGTCAGGGCCAGGGCTAACAGTGAACCCGCTACGACCTGCAGCAGCCATGCATCCGGCAGCACAAGCGCAACCAGTCCGGCAGCCAAGGCTCCCAGGCTAAGCCATAACAAATAGAATGTAAACGTAAACATCTCTACAACAAACAAGACGCCAGCGGCAATCAACCATAATACCCACATACTCATTGGTGAACCCACCACCTTCCGCTATATACTACTATAACGAAATAATCGGCATCACGTTTCACAAAATTTTTGGAGGCCGGGACAGCCGCCTGTCTGTTCATTATATTTCAGCCTGTGGAAGCTTATGAACCTTAAGCAGGATACAGGACGGCTAAATTGTATTTAAACATAAATATATCCAATCGAAGCTTAAAAAACTCACTAAACATAATTCCGTACCCGGAAATCCTGCTTCCAAAACCTCCAAGGCACGGAATCAGCTATACATATGGTGCAAACCACCATGCTGGGACGGGAATCTGAGATTCTGCGGGGAGTGAAGCGGTGAGGGGCTTGACGGGTGGGTGAATAGTTTCGGCGGAATGATTACATTGAACAATTACACTGGACACTAATACCGGATTGTTGCGACAACTTGAAGTTACTTATCTGTTCGGTTTCGAGCGCGGCGGATGAAGCAGGTGGATATTGTACACCTAATTAAGGTTCATTATGAAACATATAGAAGATAATTGGAAAAACAACACTAAATCGGTCCGTTTTCTCGTGAATCGAGAGATTTCGGCGGCTTAACTGTACTTATTCCAACTGCTTCCTTCAAGGACTACGTTTCAGCGAAATTAAATGCCTTTTTTCCAACTGTGTCCGCTCACTATTCATAATAACAAGCAGACTAAACAAACAGGACCGCTTGTAGCAACGTATCATTCTAAAAAACGGCGCCAGCTTAAAGCCGGCACCGTTCCTTCTTCTATGCTTAGGCATAGTCATGCTCTATGGCTGAATTTCCGCGCTGTCCTCTCCGCCTTCAGTTCAGCTTCCAGAGCGCAGGAGTGACATTCGGCTCCCAGCCGGCAAGGGCGGTATGCGCCTGCAGGCAGGTGTACAATTGCCCGCTGTAAGTTACGATACTGCCGACACTATAAGCGGCACCCGCTTTCCAGGCAGCAACGCCTGGGGTAGCTGAAGGGACTGGTGTCACTACCGGCGTAGACGTTGGCGCTATTGTCGGCGTAGCCGAAGGGCTTACTGTCGGGAGTGGCGTAACTGTTGGCTGCGGAGTAGCGTTACCGCAGGTACCGGTCACCCGCCACAC is a window encoding:
- a CDS encoding cupin domain-containing protein, with protein sequence MTQKEISPLVETLGLQPHVEGGWYKRLWNSPFEIPQDTLGEAYSGPRASASSIYFLLHADETSDFHTVLSSEIWLYHSGSPIVLSLGGNGAEPENVTEVILGLDIAAGQQPQVVIPPGVWQAARPLGEEPSLVSCIVSPEFHFDDFKLIDKK
- a CDS encoding SPFH domain-containing protein, producing the protein MELVIIGIIIVVVVVFIAMTIKIVPQQRVGVVERLGKFHRLLTPGLNILIPVIDQVRVYHDLRIQQANVPPQTVITKDNVQVQIDTIIFYQVVGPEEATYGISDYVYGVRNISTATMRQIIGKLELDETLSGREKISSDIRLALDEATEKWGVRIERVEVIDIKPPLDIQEAMDKQMKAERSKRAIVLEAEAAKQDMILRAEGDKQSKILKAEGDKEARIRQAEGLGQAQELEALGQAKAIEAVAMAEKARIAMIASAGLDERVLAYQSFEALTDISKGPANKIFLPTSAVETLGSLGAIAEVFKASKEGK
- a CDS encoding NfeD family protein, producing MSMWVLWLIAAGVLFVVEMFTFTFYLLWLSLGALAAGLVALVLPDAWLLQVVAGSLLALALTFFTKPLSERLRNARGFKDTGTEIIGRQGLVVEPIEPGRYGQVKIGGDTWSATSTVALGKGQQVIVVRRSTTIIEVERWGDMY
- a CDS encoding aldo/keto reductase; translation: MSEMNAPFTGGPTLNDGVTMPWLGLGVWQTKDGEEVIRAVKSAVETGYRSIDTAAGYNNEEGVGQAIRECGVPREELFITTKVHNPDQGYESTLKAFEVSRKKLGLEQVDLYLIHWPVAGKYKETWKALIHLQKEGLVKSIGVSNFQTHHLEDIIEDSGVVPVVDQVEFHPLLTQRELLKYARKHDIQLEAWSPLMQGNLDLPLLKELAERYGKTAAQIVLRWDLQQGVITIPKSVHQERIIENAGFFDFTLSDEDVKAIEELNQNHRFGPDPDNFNF